The Mycolicibacterium monacense genome contains the following window.
AACCCGACCGCCGACATCAGAGCCTGGTCGAGGTTGGCGCGCTGTTCGTTGAGGGTGCGGGCGGTGGTCACGGCGTTGTCGAGACCGTCGAACAGGTCGGGGGCGGCGTCGCCGTAGACGTCGGCGAGATCGGCGAGCAGTTGAGTGTCCCGCCGGATCTGCGGCATCTGCGGGTTGAGGTCGGCCAGGATCGTGTTGCCGTCGATGAGGGACTGCCCGAAGCGGTCACCGAGACCGTCGAGGGCCTCGGCCGTCGCGGTCAACGTCTGGTTCAGCTTGATCGGATCGACCTGCTCGGCCACCGACACGATGGTCTCGAACAGGGTGTTGAACTCCGTTGACACCGAGTCGACGCGGATCACATCACTGCTCGAGATGCGCTGGGGGACCGGGTTCTCCGGCGACGAGAAGGATATGTACTTGTTGCCGAACACCGTGGTGGCCCGGATCGCGACCTCCGCGTTGGCGGGGATGAGGTCGACGTACTCGGGGCGTAGGGCGAGGGCGAGTTCGGCGGCGGGCCTACCGTCGTCGTCGATCTCCTCGACGGTGTCCACCTGACCGATCTGAACCCCGTTGAAGGTGACCTTGGCGCCCGGATCCATCGAGAGGCCGGACCGCTCGGCGATCATCCGCAGCTTCACCTCAGGGGTGAACGCACCGCGGAACTGCATCCACACCAGCGTCAGGATCAGGACGACCACCAGCACGGTGACCAGGAAGGCCGTCTTCAGCGGCGGGTCGAACCGCCACCGCGTCACCCGGCGTTGCCACGCCGAACCCGACGCAGCCCCCGACCCTGCCACCGTGAACCACCTTCCCCGACCGTGTTCGCCGGCCAACAGTCAAAGTCATCTAACTATTCCAACTGGCGCGCTGTGGCGCAAGTCGGGAGACGTCGGCTGCGGCGCAGATCACCTTGCCAGCAAAGTGGCGAGTATGTCGTGTAATGCTGCATGCTCTGACCCCGTGAGATACGGCAGCCCTGGAAAGGACCTGAACCCGTGAAGTTGACGCCGCTGCCCGAAGAGGAATGGGACGACCGTACCCGCGCGGCCCTCGAGAGTGTGGCGCCGCCGGAACGCCGCGATCCCGCATCGGTGGGGAACGCGTTGGCGACGCTGGCGCGGCACCCGGATCTCACGGCGCGGTTCCTGCCGTTCAGCACCTACCTGACCGAGCAGTCGACGCTGCCGGCGCGGCTGCGTGAGCTGGTGATCCTGCGCGTCGCCCACCACCACGGCTGCGCCTACCAGTGGGTGCACCACAGCGCGATCGGCAGGGCCGCCGGGCTGACGGACGCCGACGTGGAAGCCGCCCGCACCGGGGCCCCCGCCGATGCGTTCGACCGGTTGGTGCTCACCGCCGTCGACGAGCTGCACCACGGTTCGCAGATCAGTGCGCCGACGTGGGAGGCGCTCGGCGACCGGCTCGACGAGCGGGCCCGCATGGATCTCATCTTCACCGCCGGCGGCTACGGGGTGATGGCCACGGCGCTCAACACCTTCGGTGTGGAGCCCGAACCATGGGCGGGCCGGCCGGAGTTCTACGAGGCGGACTGACCGTCAGCTCGCCGCGCGCACCTTGGCGGCCGCGTTCTCCGGCATCGGCTCGTAGCGGGCGAAGGACCGGTGGAACACGCCGGCGCCGTGGGCCAGTGAGCGCAGATCCACCGCGTACCGGGTCAGCTCGACCTGGGGGACCTCGGCGCGCACCACCGTCCGGTCCGCACCGGCCTGTTCGGTGCCCAGTACCCGGCCGCGGCGGCCGGACAGGTCACCCATCACCGTGCCCACCAGATCGTCGGGCACCGTGATGGTCACCGCGTCCACGGGTTCGAGCAGGTTCACGGTGGTCGCCGCGGCAGCCTCGCGCAGTGCGAGCGCACCGGCCATCTGGAACGCATAGTCCGACGAATCCACGCTGTGCGCCTTACCGTCGACCAGCGTCACCCGGATGTCGACCACCGGATAACCGGGCCCGACACCCTTGTCCATCTGCGCGCGCACACCCTTCTCGACGCTCGGGATGAACTGCCGGGGAACGGCCCCGCCGACGACCTTGTCGACGAACTCGAACCCGGCGCCTTCGGGCAGGGGTTCGACCTCGATGTCGCACACCGCGTACTGCCCGTGTCCGCCGGACTGTTTCACGTGCCTGCCGTGGCCTTTGGCGCTGCCGCCGA
Protein-coding sequences here:
- a CDS encoding MCE family protein, which codes for MTRWRFDPPLKTAFLVTVLVVVLILTLVWMQFRGAFTPEVKLRMIAERSGLSMDPGAKVTFNGVQIGQVDTVEEIDDDGRPAAELALALRPEYVDLIPANAEVAIRATTVFGNKYISFSSPENPVPQRISSSDVIRVDSVSTEFNTLFETIVSVAEQVDPIKLNQTLTATAEALDGLGDRFGQSLIDGNTILADLNPQMPQIRRDTQLLADLADVYGDAAPDLFDGLDNAVTTARTLNEQRANLDQALMSAVGFGNTGGDVLERGGPYFVRGTNDLIPVSETLDRNSPSLFCMIRNWHDAEPAFTEFNGGNGYSVNLHNTVQGASNPWVYPDNLPRVNAKGGPEGRPGCWQKVTRDLWPAPYLVLDTGASLAPYNHLELGQPLAIEYVWGRQIGENTINP
- a CDS encoding carboxymuconolactone decarboxylase family protein, whose translation is MKLTPLPEEEWDDRTRAALESVAPPERRDPASVGNALATLARHPDLTARFLPFSTYLTEQSTLPARLRELVILRVAHHHGCAYQWVHHSAIGRAAGLTDADVEAARTGAPADAFDRLVLTAVDELHHGSQISAPTWEALGDRLDERARMDLIFTAGGYGVMATALNTFGVEPEPWAGRPEFYEAD